From Apium graveolens cultivar Ventura chromosome 9, ASM990537v1, whole genome shotgun sequence, the proteins below share one genomic window:
- the LOC141687037 gene encoding glyoxylate/succinic semialdehyde reductase 1, protein MEEIGFLGMGIMGKAMAMNLLRHGFKVTVWNRTLSRCDQLVEHGASIGETPGAVLNKCKYTIAMLSDPAAAVSVVFDKDGVLEQTCTGKAYIDMSTVDADTSSKISEAITLKGGRFLEAPVSGSKKPAEDGQLVILAAGDKALYEEALPAFDVMGKKSFFLGQVGNGARMKLVVNMIMGSMINAFSEGLVLADKSGLNPQTLLDVLDLGAIANPMFKMKGPTMIQNSYSPAFPLKHQQKDMRLALALGDENDVSMPVASAANEVFKKALGVGLGDLDFSAVHEIVKGDQHPS, encoded by the exons ATGGAAGAAATAGGGTTTTTAGGGATGGGAATAATGGGGAAGGCAATGGCCATGAATCTTCTCCGACATGGTTTTAAGGTTACTGTCTGGAACCGCACTCTCTCCAGG TGTGATCAACTGGTGGAGCATGGCGCTTCTATTGGCGAAACTCCTGGAGCAGTCCTCAACAAGTGCAAATACACCATCGCTATGTTGTCTGATCCTGCTGCTGCTGTTTCG GTTGTGTTTGATAAAGACGGTGTTCTGGAGCAAACATGCACCGGAAAAGCCTATATTGACATGTCAACAGTTGATGCTGATACCTCATCGAAGATCAGTGAG GCAATCACATTAAAGGGTGGCCGCTTTCTTGAAGCTCCAGTTTCAGGCAGTAAAAAGCCTGCAGAAGATGGTCAGTTAGTAATCCTTGCTGCCGGGGACAAG GCACTGTATGAAGAAGCACTACCTGCTTTTGACGTCATGGGAAAGAAGTCATTTTTCTTGGGTCAGGTTGGAAATGGAGCAAGAATGAAACTCGTTGTCAACATGATTATGGGAAG TATGATAAATGCATTTTCAGAAGGGCTTGTGCTGGCTGACAAAAGTGGTTTAAATCCTCAGACCCTTCTTGATGTTTTG GACCTGGGTGCAATCGCTAATCCGATGTTCAAGATGAAAGGACCAACAATGATCCAGAACAGCTATTCTCCTGCATTTCCTTTGAAACATCAACAAAAGGATATGCGGCTGGCTCTTGCTCTGGGAGATGAGAACGATGTTTCGATGCCAGTAGCTTCTGCTGCCAATGAG